The genomic region CTTTGGCTTCCTCTCTGAATCTCTGTCTAATGTCTTTTAAACCTTGCAGAATTCTGTACGATCTTGAGTGGTTTGCAGGGTTCAAATCCTGCAGTTTCGATCTCGAATTGCAGTGCACGTCATTGCACTCTGTGCAGAAGTTTTTCCATCTTTCCAAGTTGAACGCTCGTCTCTTAACATTGTCAGACAGACATGAATAAGCCTGCAAACGAAGATGCTTAActgagaaataaagaaaacgaCATGAAAAAAGAAGAGCAACAGATACCCATCTTGAGTTAATTAGTGAATTGGTGAATGAATGCAGTCATACCTAACTTGCAGATGCCGTTGGTGAATTTAGCTTTCTGAAAATAGTTTCTGctgttaaaaaattaaatgctGAGTGCCAAATTTATGGTCCTATCACGTGAGAGAACACTGTATAGTACATGCTATGCAAACCATTAGCTCAGTTCATTAATGCATGCCATTCGCATGACGATTTCAACTTTACACCCTTCTTTCACAGGTTTTTTCCACCTTCCATTCTTTCAGAATTATATCTGATGGAGATTAACTAGTTCTCCCAAACCTCggttaataataagaataatcgTTCCTTTCGAAAAAACTAAGAATAATTGTTAATGTGATTAAGTACATGGTTTTCTCTAAGCATACTTATAATATTCTTGAACCTAATTATGCAAGGATTCAAAACGTCTAACCTCCAAGACAAGCTTGAAAGCAATCTCAGCTTTGGGATGCTTGTTTTTATCAGGATGAAGCTGCAAAGCTGCACCAAGAAAacaattctttcttttccataaaaaaaaaaaaaaaaggagaagcaAGGAAAGCACATTTTTCAATAGAAAACACAAGAGACACATTCGAGAAAGCATACCAAGTTTATGATACCGCTTTCGAATGACATCAACATCTGCATCTTCTTTTATCTATAATAAAACATTGTTAATGTATCAGATAAAAGCATCAAGAGAGGTAGACAAATGAATGGAtatcaagaattcaagatcAAGAAAGATGTAACAGACATACTCCAAGAATGCGGTACCAGTCGATGAAATGAGATTTAACCGGCTTCAAAGAATGTTTATGAGAACAAGAATTGGAAAGGTTAGATAGAGAGCAAATTTCCAAGACTAACTGGGATTTTGTGGTATCTGATTCTTTACCCATTTTTAGAGAATTTGAAAGAGaagcagagagagagagacatattattttataagaaaaaagggTTAGTGAGTGATTGAAATGAAGAATTTAAAGGTGTgcgtttaattttatttggttttaaAGAAGAGAGGGAGTGATTAAGGAGGAGGTGGAGCGgttaagaaaaatgagcaAAGTTTGCGGGAGAGATTTTTGAAAGTGGATCAGTTGGTGGGAAGTGCAGAGACGGAGATGATAACGTTAATTTTGCCACGTTGCTCTTGTTTTtcagtcttttttttttttttttctaaaaaagattaattaattaatttcctcCTTAATCACGATTAATTAAGTGCAATACTTTTAAAACCTTCAGATCAAATTCAAGAACCTGATTATGATTAAGGATGATGCTATGTGCATACAAGTCGTTTTAAGAGGTTTGAAATCAAATCAGTGAAGcgtttatattattattatctataattaagCTGTAATTATTTGATAACAGTGAAATTAGAATGTAATATTCCAGCTATTACATCTCATATTCGCAGACAAAAACTCTTATTTTCAAAAACATTTCAAGTAAAATATAGAGGAGAGAGCGATGTAATTAGTGAATGAGAAGTGAATAATGGAGCGTACAGttggggaagaagaagaagaagaagaagaatgacCCACACACATAATGCCCAGTTGAAACTTCAAACTCAGgcataaaaaaaaagggttcATCAGAAGTGTAGTTGAAAACTAATCCTGATAGGTCCCTACTCCctgaaaccaaaaaaaaaaaaaaaaaaaaaaaaaaaaggaaaagaaaagcaaaagtgGCAACCTTTATATGTtcccaaaaacaaaagaaaagtcctttcctttttcctgTCCAAAGATTTGGAAAACTTCAAAATTGTTATTGATTCTGTCTGCTTGTTTGTGTATAGTTTAATTCTAGTTGGGTATCAATCAACAGATGCATCAATATTCTAATCTCTGAAACAAAAAACAGGTTTTTGACCTTAGATTCCGCACTCCTTTAGTTTAAAccctttttcttgcttttgcaTTTTTCTCATGATTGGACCAATCCATACGAAGAGAACTCATATTCAATTGAAATTTAAGCCTTATTTCTTTTCTGGGTATCCGTAGTGGAAGTTTATGTTTGTCATGGATATGAACTTTCAGATTGCATTTACCCATTTGATTGATGCGCAAAAATTAAGGGAAAAAGAGAGTATTGCTTTAAGAGCATGCACACATTTGTGCATATTCAGGtcttcaaatttaaaaagaaaaaataatacaactAAAAGATGATTCAATGGAGAATCCAGTGGTTTATACATATAGGCATCGCATGAAGAAAAAATGGTTGCTCATAGATGACAGAATTGAGGGATGGCCTAAAGGTAGGTCAAATGGAGTGGTTGGATACAAAATTCAAAGCCAagagaaattcatttttatttggaaaatcaagaaaatttaCCAGGATCAATGCAGCTTCATTTTCTAAGTAAGACCAGAGCAATGGACTCCTTGTATATAACtagtataaatttagaaaccaAGTGTGTTTAGGGAGGTGTAATTCATCGTATTATGAGCTTCccatttgaatttattatttcttttttctttttagatttcACTTTCATTCATACTTTTAATGCCAACACTAATTAGATCCCAAATGTGATTTCATTCTTCTTTAAATGgtatttggttgaaatttgaaataaatttcatgCATTTGGGTCCTAAATCCTAATAGAATGTGCTGGGCTGGATCCAGCCACTCCCCTCTCCAACTCGCTCTCTCTAGCCCAAGTTACCCCATAGCCATGAATTACACTTTTTATCGTTTATCAAAAACTAGTAATTGCAcccttcttattattattttaattaatttaataatattaatctacaatatctcaaaaataataaaaaatcaattattttagaatatttttaatttattttttgatatttaaaatttctagtttattaataaatattaatttttaaagataatattttttataattaaaattattatttaattagttaatatataaaaaagaattactctAGATGGGTGCGCCATTGTCCCAGTGATGCATGCAGCCaacaaaagagaaacaaaTCCACTGTCAACAACATCAATCAACATATGCGGGAGTATATGCAAAATCAAGAtagacaataaaataaatagaatagttgtttgttaattagaaaaaaaagaagccagTGGAGTACTCTAATTCGTCCTCATCCATAGCAACGCGCTTTTTCTTCAACCTGGTCACACCATCTTCCGTTCCATTCCATTCATGTCCCTTTTTTTGTTTACAATATTACCATTGTAACAGTTacaaaaactttaattaatgcCCCATTCTCCTCTTAACTTTAACTACCCTACTCAATTCCTTCCTTTCCACATTTTACATTATTCCAAATACTCGGATGGGTGGTAGCCATTTGAAGTGtagaagagagaagaagatTCCAAATGCACCGCGTATCCTTAATCAGTATTATTGTATTTGGACAAACTAAactcttttctattttctcttttctcacaaatccacatatatatatattaaagcccgtctttctttaaaaaagaatttatttatttatttattttgtttctgaTAACATCTATTGAACTTcgtctcttttcctttttctttctttttataaaaaattaatctctcatttcaatttaatttattctttctatttttttgagCTACTAGGATTCTTCAGTTCCTCCAATCTCAAGAGTTTTTAAgcttttttcttctatttttgttttttatagTCGATCTATTCGATTGATGGCGGCGGGTACAATGGCGACCGCCGCCGGAGCAGCGGTGTTATTGTACTACGTCTTAAGCCGTAGACTGGCTGCGAAAGGCGACGGAGAAGACGGCGATGAGAGCGGAgattcatcaaaattgagaTCGGGAAGGAGAAGAATCGTTCGCAGACCTGCGCAAGCACCAGCAACATGGCTTGAAACGATTACTACGTTATCAGAAACCCTAAGGTTCACTTATTCTGAAACTTTAGGGAAATGGCCTATTGGTGATTTAGCTTTTGGCATTAATTACCTCATCAGGAGACAGGTAAATTGATTATCATTTATCTTAATTAGTTCTAGGGTTTAGATTTTTGTGGTTCAGTATCAATTAAGTTTGGGTTTTTACTGTTTTCACCCGCAGGTTAATTTGCAAGTTGCAAGTATATATGCTGGGAGTAATTGTATGAAGCTTAAAGGACCTGCAATTATACAAGAGTTACACAGCTTGTTAAGATTGTTAACACTTTGTATGTTCTTCTCCAAGAAGCCATTTCCAGTGTTTTTGGATTCTGCTGGTTACACTATGGAAGATGTTCTTCTTCAAAAACCCAAGGCTGGGGTTAGTTTACTGATAATAGctatctctttttctttttaatttgttgtCAAACGTGATATTGATGTTGAtctttttacatttaaattgCAGCTTTTGAAGCCGGCTTTCACAATTATACAtgataaagatttaaaatgtTTTCTTCTACTAATTCGTGGTACACATAGTATTAAAGACACATTAACAGCAGCAACTGGTGCAGTCGTTCCCTTCCATCACTCGGTTTTACATGATGGTGGGATTAGTAATTTAGTTCTAGGTTATGCACATTGCGGAATGGTTGCTGCTGCTCGTTGGATTGCCAAGCTTAGTACTCCTTGTTTGCTTGAGGCACTTGCCGATTATCCTGACCATGGAGTTAAGgtaatatctatttttatctttGGCATGAAATGCTATAGATTGTAGCATCTG from Ricinus communis isolate WT05 ecotype wild-type chromosome 9, ASM1957865v1, whole genome shotgun sequence harbors:
- the LOC8278783 gene encoding uncharacterized protein LOC8278783, coding for MGKESDTTKSQLVLEICSLSNLSNSCSHKHSLKPVKSHFIDWYRILGIKEDADVDVIRKRYHKLALQLHPDKNKHPKAEIAFKLVLEAYSCLSDNVKRRAFNLERWKNFCTECNDVHCNSRSKLQDLNPANHSRSYRILQGLKDIRQRFREEAKVMENCLKANATLRNESPIFNPTDHLYQSNTRCRSRRESPIFDPSDYLFEGYPHVRNRVYKKPDDVWFSQKQNSSNYAKGTARYDCPIFENRSDRGMLKTKSACVSS